In Mycetocola zhujimingii, one DNA window encodes the following:
- a CDS encoding carbohydrate ABC transporter permease, whose product MTTETHTPGSPALTRTGRAARAGRGAPPQPPRRRFAGDGIWPWLFLAPLVGGISVFYFWPILQTAFYSLTDWGAFGGWDFAGFENYVALFADPALYLSFGNTLLYTGIVMLGIPIAVFLASLLNLPGLRFASLYRVLFFLPYVAMPTAVAMVWRIIFNGDFGLLNYGLGFLGIDGPYWISTPGAATVAVAIVGLWSSLGFAMIVLAAGLKSIPPEMYEASELDGATRWRQFRSITVPLLTPSIFFISIVTIISSFQVFDLLYAILGSSNPVLPKSMSLVYFFYREGFVNNDKGYAAAIAMVIFVIIGIVTAIQFRLQKRWVQVD is encoded by the coding sequence GTGACAACCGAAACGCACACTCCCGGCTCGCCCGCCCTGACCCGCACGGGTCGGGCGGCGCGAGCCGGGAGGGGCGCCCCGCCCCAGCCACCGCGGCGTCGCTTCGCCGGTGACGGCATCTGGCCGTGGCTCTTCCTCGCCCCTCTGGTCGGCGGGATCTCGGTGTTCTACTTCTGGCCGATCCTCCAGACCGCGTTCTACTCGCTCACCGACTGGGGAGCATTCGGCGGGTGGGACTTCGCCGGATTCGAGAACTACGTCGCCCTGTTCGCCGACCCGGCGCTGTACCTCTCCTTCGGCAACACCCTGCTGTACACGGGCATCGTGATGCTCGGCATCCCGATCGCTGTCTTCCTCGCCAGCCTGCTGAACCTGCCAGGCCTCCGCTTCGCGTCGCTGTACCGGGTGCTGTTCTTTCTCCCGTATGTGGCGATGCCGACGGCGGTCGCGATGGTCTGGCGCATCATCTTCAACGGCGACTTCGGACTCTTGAACTATGGACTCGGTTTTCTCGGCATCGACGGGCCGTACTGGATCAGCACGCCCGGTGCCGCAACGGTTGCTGTCGCGATCGTCGGCCTGTGGTCGTCACTCGGGTTCGCGATGATCGTGCTCGCCGCTGGTCTCAAAAGCATCCCGCCCGAAATGTATGAGGCATCCGAACTCGACGGAGCAACCAGGTGGCGGCAGTTCCGCTCGATCACCGTCCCGTTGCTCACGCCGAGCATCTTCTTCATCTCGATCGTCACGATCATCTCGAGCTTCCAGGTGTTCGACCTTCTCTACGCCATCCTCGGCAGCTCCAACCCGGTCCTGCCCAAGAGCATGTCGCTCGTCTACTTCTTCTATCGCGAGGGTTTCGTGAACAACGACAAGGGTTACGCGGCGGCGATCGCCATGGTGATCTTCGTCATCATCGGAATCGTGACCGCGATCCAGTTCCGCTTGCAGAAACGGTGGGTCCAGGTTGACTGA
- a CDS encoding carbohydrate ABC transporter permease, translating to MTEAVASVRVPPAARSSAPTPRRRTRHRGGSHVFAHIILGGGGLLMAFPFVWQIIMSLSTNAEVQSVTPVFWPAERQWQNYAAVFTRLPFLEQLTTSVVITVIRTVAQILFCTLAGYAFARMRFRGRGILLALVLSILMVPSQVYLLSQYQIVQNLGLLNTLGGLVLPGLFSAFGTFLMRTAFLAMPTELEEAARLDGANPFQIFWKVMLPLAGPTISVLAITTVLWSWNELLWPLVVTTFSDRMPLSAGLATLIGDRTTDYPVVMAASLLAMAPVLIMFIVLQRRVIDGLASSGLK from the coding sequence TTGACTGAGGCAGTCGCATCCGTTCGGGTTCCTCCCGCGGCGAGGAGCTCAGCGCCGACCCCGCGTCGTCGCACTCGCCATCGCGGCGGGTCGCACGTGTTCGCGCACATCATCCTCGGTGGCGGCGGGCTGCTGATGGCCTTCCCCTTCGTCTGGCAGATCATCATGTCGCTGTCGACGAACGCAGAGGTGCAGAGCGTCACACCGGTGTTCTGGCCGGCGGAGCGGCAGTGGCAGAACTACGCCGCCGTGTTCACGCGACTTCCGTTCCTGGAACAGCTGACGACGTCGGTGGTGATCACCGTGATCCGCACGGTCGCCCAGATCCTGTTCTGCACCCTCGCCGGGTATGCGTTCGCGCGCATGCGGTTCCGGGGGAGGGGCATCCTGCTCGCGCTCGTTCTCTCGATTCTGATGGTGCCGTCGCAGGTGTACCTGCTGTCGCAGTACCAGATCGTGCAGAACCTCGGCCTGCTCAACACGCTCGGCGGCCTGGTGCTGCCCGGCCTGTTCAGCGCGTTCGGCACCTTCCTGATGCGCACCGCGTTCCTCGCGATGCCGACCGAGCTCGAAGAAGCGGCCCGTCTCGACGGCGCGAACCCGTTCCAGATCTTCTGGAAGGTCATGCTGCCGCTGGCCGGCCCGACGATCAGCGTGCTCGCGATCACCACCGTGCTGTGGTCGTGGAACGAGCTGCTCTGGCCGCTCGTTGTCACCACATTCAGCGACCGGATGCCGTTGTCGGCGGGGCTCGCAACGCTCATCGGCGACCGCACCACCGACTACCCGGTCGTGATGGCAGCGAGCCTGCTCGCCATGGCACCCGTGTTGATCATGTTCATTGTTTTGCAGCGCCGTGTTATCGACGGCCTCGCGTCCAGCGGGCTCAAGTAA
- a CDS encoding DUF4832 domain-containing protein, which yields MQQRKNRKRFVPIGIALAGIAALAIPSAAVAAPGDVTVQYEESAGVIANPERGFYDHTETHYRADGSGYVPLNRAEIEAFRTEGVTQILRVFYLEKFVNTPTLDPEFLALVQADYDTAREAGISVITRFAYVQGGAWPYEPPHGDAPLDIVLAHIEQLTPILRANADVIPVVQNGLIGLWGEGYYTDHFVADPANPGVVTEEDWANRSAVTDALLEALPADRSVQVRTMLSKQKLLDVPTGAAGAITPAQAHDGSDISRVGHHNDCFLAAPDDWGTFLSDPIELDQEYLEADSKYVPIGGETCNVNPPRSEWASASAEMARYNYSYLNRDYNKDVLNTWGAEGIEETAQRLGYRFVMTESTLSADDGGATQISVDVRNDGWAAPYNPRTAVLVLEGDMGRFEVPFDGNDDARLWMPGTTTTLTASFAGIPDGEYRAYLALPAGDAGTSVDAPLAIQAVSDDPRFAIQTANVDTWDPATGLNALGQTVTIGAAAPVVTPAPVDPADPAPEVPAPAAPGAAPGNVAPVVSGDDTTDARDPLANTGSESSPLGLAVAAAVAMLIGTGALVALRRRQSQLS from the coding sequence GTGCAACAAAGGAAAAATCGCAAGAGATTCGTACCGATCGGAATCGCGCTGGCGGGGATAGCGGCGTTAGCCATTCCGTCTGCCGCCGTCGCGGCCCCCGGGGACGTCACGGTTCAATACGAAGAAAGTGCGGGGGTCATCGCCAACCCCGAGCGCGGGTTCTATGACCACACCGAAACGCACTACCGGGCCGACGGTTCCGGTTATGTGCCGCTGAACCGTGCGGAAATCGAGGCGTTCCGCACCGAGGGTGTCACCCAGATCCTCCGGGTGTTCTACCTCGAGAAGTTCGTCAACACCCCGACGCTTGACCCCGAGTTCCTCGCCCTCGTCCAGGCCGACTACGACACGGCGCGCGAGGCTGGCATCTCGGTGATCACCCGGTTCGCTTACGTGCAGGGCGGCGCCTGGCCATACGAGCCGCCGCACGGTGACGCACCGCTCGACATCGTTCTCGCGCACATCGAGCAGCTCACCCCGATTCTGCGGGCGAACGCGGATGTCATTCCCGTCGTTCAGAACGGACTCATCGGCCTCTGGGGCGAGGGTTATTACACCGACCACTTTGTCGCAGACCCCGCCAACCCCGGCGTTGTCACTGAGGAGGACTGGGCCAATCGCTCTGCGGTGACCGACGCACTGCTCGAGGCGCTGCCCGCCGACAGGTCGGTCCAGGTACGCACGATGCTCTCGAAGCAGAAACTTCTCGACGTTCCGACCGGCGCCGCGGGAGCGATCACTCCCGCGCAGGCGCACGACGGCAGCGATATCTCCCGTGTCGGGCATCACAACGACTGCTTCCTCGCGGCGCCAGATGACTGGGGAACGTTCCTGTCCGACCCGATCGAACTCGACCAGGAGTACCTCGAGGCCGACAGCAAGTACGTGCCGATCGGTGGTGAGACCTGCAACGTCAACCCGCCGCGCTCCGAGTGGGCGAGCGCATCGGCTGAGATGGCGCGCTACAACTACAGCTACCTCAACCGCGACTACAACAAGGACGTGCTCAACACGTGGGGTGCAGAGGGCATCGAAGAGACAGCCCAACGTCTGGGCTACCGTTTCGTGATGACCGAGAGCACGCTCTCGGCGGATGATGGCGGCGCGACCCAGATCTCGGTCGACGTTCGCAACGACGGCTGGGCGGCTCCGTACAACCCGAGGACAGCTGTTCTGGTTCTCGAGGGCGACATGGGCCGCTTCGAAGTGCCGTTCGACGGCAACGACGATGCGCGCCTGTGGATGCCTGGTACGACCACAACGCTCACCGCGTCATTCGCCGGCATTCCTGACGGGGAGTACCGGGCGTACCTCGCTCTTCCAGCGGGAGATGCCGGCACGAGTGTGGACGCCCCCCTGGCCATTCAGGCCGTGAGCGACGACCCGCGGTTCGCCATCCAGACCGCGAACGTCGACACCTGGGATCCGGCCACGGGTCTCAACGCGCTCGGCCAGACGGTGACGATCGGTGCTGCGGCGCCGGTGGTCACGCCTGCTCCCGTGGACCCTGCGGACCCCGCGCCTGAGGTGCCCGCCCCGGCCGCCCCCGGCGCCGCTCCGGGCAACGTCGCTCCGGTGGTGAGCGGTGATGACACGACGGATGCCCGTGACCCGCTGGCCAACACCGGTAGCGAGTCCAGCCCGCTCGGCCTCGCTGTCGCTGCGGCGGTCGCGATGCTGATCGGCACCGGTGCGCTCGTCGCGCTCCGTCGCCGACAGAGCCAGCTCAGCTAG
- a CDS encoding SDR family NAD(P)-dependent oxidoreductase, with protein sequence MGNFEGKSALVTGGGSGIGEAISKELASNGAKVVVADINLESATRVADEITAAGGTAVPFQSNTMIAEDSKKAVDFAIETFGALNYAVNNAGIGGAPALTGDTDLENWERVIGINLNGVLFGMRYQIPAILESGAAEGGIVNMASIHGAVAALGSSAYTASKHAVVGLTKNAAAEYGAQGLRINAVGPGYIDTPLLEAAPAEMLEGLKGKHPLGRLGRPEEIANVAAFLLSDKASFMTGAYVLVDGGYTTV encoded by the coding sequence ATGGGAAATTTTGAAGGAAAGTCCGCACTCGTCACCGGTGGCGGCTCCGGCATCGGCGAAGCGATCAGCAAGGAACTCGCCAGCAATGGCGCCAAGGTTGTCGTCGCTGACATCAACCTCGAGAGCGCGACCCGCGTCGCTGACGAGATCACCGCCGCTGGCGGAACCGCTGTTCCGTTCCAGTCGAACACGATGATCGCTGAAGACAGCAAGAAGGCCGTCGACTTCGCCATCGAGACCTTCGGTGCCCTTAACTACGCGGTGAACAACGCCGGCATCGGTGGCGCCCCCGCCCTGACCGGTGACACCGACCTCGAGAACTGGGAGCGCGTCATCGGCATCAACCTCAACGGTGTGCTGTTCGGTATGCGGTACCAGATCCCCGCCATCCTCGAGTCCGGTGCGGCCGAAGGCGGCATCGTCAACATGGCCTCGATCCACGGCGCCGTCGCTGCCCTCGGCTCCTCGGCATACACCGCCTCGAAGCACGCGGTTGTCGGCCTCACCAAGAACGCCGCTGCCGAGTACGGAGCACAGGGACTGCGCATCAACGCCGTCGGCCCCGGCTACATCGACACCCCGCTGCTCGAAGCCGCTCCCGCCGAGATGCTCGAGGGACTCAAGGGCAAGCACCCGCTCGGACGCCTCGGCCGTCCCGAGGAGATCGCCAACGTCGCAGCGTTCCTGCTGTCAGACAAGGCAAGCTTCATGACCGGCGCCTACGTGCTGGTCGACGGCGGCTACACCACCGTCTAA
- a CDS encoding YoaK family protein, producing the protein MPNTPSSASAAQPPTAARDTGLVAALLILSVSTGILDGVSYHALDQVFTGNMTGNVLFVGFALGGQQELPVINLLVALLAFVLGVIVAARVLRIRPTRDRVPRATTVMLACGTAATLAIGVGWGWIEPLDSTGILLVTGVLAFFLGAQASALKPVGIRDISTVVVTMTIVNLASDGWFVGKNDPHWLRKLLAILAMALGAYVGAALYFSFGAAVATCAGGVVMGCGAVVLRVVSNRLARSGIRQSRI; encoded by the coding sequence ATGCCGAACACCCCATCCAGCGCCTCAGCGGCGCAGCCGCCGACGGCCGCCCGTGACACCGGGCTAGTGGCCGCACTCCTCATCCTCTCGGTGTCCACGGGCATCCTCGACGGCGTGAGTTATCACGCGCTCGACCAGGTGTTCACCGGCAACATGACGGGCAACGTCTTGTTCGTCGGGTTCGCGCTCGGTGGGCAGCAGGAGCTTCCGGTCATCAACCTCCTCGTCGCCCTGCTCGCCTTCGTGCTCGGCGTGATCGTCGCTGCCCGGGTGCTCAGGATTCGGCCGACGCGCGATCGGGTCCCGCGCGCGACCACCGTGATGCTGGCGTGTGGGACCGCCGCCACCCTCGCGATCGGAGTGGGCTGGGGATGGATCGAGCCGCTCGATTCAACCGGAATCCTGCTGGTCACCGGCGTGCTCGCCTTTTTTCTTGGCGCGCAGGCATCCGCCCTCAAGCCTGTCGGCATCCGCGACATCAGCACCGTCGTCGTCACGATGACCATCGTGAACCTCGCCAGTGACGGTTGGTTTGTCGGCAAGAACGACCCGCACTGGTTGCGCAAGCTGCTCGCGATTCTCGCTATGGCGCTCGGTGCGTATGTGGGTGCCGCGCTGTACTTCTCGTTCGGTGCGGCGGTGGCGACGTGCGCCGGGGGAGTCGTGATGGGGTGCGGAGCTGTCGTGCTCAGGGTGGTGTCAAACCGGTTAGCGCGGTCAGGCATCCGTCAGTCGCGCATATAG
- a CDS encoding ATP-binding protein, which translates to MNAPEAGPVVTAIGRALVVAPDEEWADDVVRRLTEAGAEVTHARDAAEASVSLAEKVPDLFVIAGSDAAMRDHHAIQQAMQLTGERASDDDVPVVVIRIDDAPLDEHLFALLRSADTVSAADAHSELLFRARVLIRRSQTRKEMASHADTLRQRARAVSSTVLASIDPDDIAHALVTGLGDVLATDYAMAVTFDNGQLPRVAAFWPTVAISPDVELADSQPVLRALANSLWATASMLITDPQAEWAGSPVRTMLAPWASKLDAATGVLVPIGQGESATGLVWIGSRTPRTWSPSELGALQSMALSAGASLLQSHLVVTLRHASRYSARMNKTHRDIISTISHELRTPLTSITGYLELIRDDASLPPDIGGMVAIVERNAHLLSALVNEVVDVSRVGTDDTHEATPVALGQLLVAVAADLRVAMEDRNLTCTVTADAHAIVLGNTDRLEQAISSIVHNAVKFSPLGGKLTLSVESDEHGCRLTASDAGIGIPEEDLPHIFDRFFRASNATASAIGGMGLGLSLVKQVVAEHQGTIDVRSRVGHGTTVVVQFD; encoded by the coding sequence TTGAACGCACCTGAGGCCGGGCCGGTCGTGACAGCAATCGGGCGCGCGCTGGTCGTCGCCCCGGATGAGGAGTGGGCAGACGACGTGGTCCGCCGTCTCACAGAGGCAGGTGCGGAGGTGACGCACGCGCGTGACGCCGCGGAGGCATCCGTTTCGCTGGCCGAGAAAGTGCCGGACCTCTTTGTTATCGCGGGCTCCGACGCGGCAATGCGCGATCACCACGCGATTCAGCAAGCGATGCAACTCACCGGGGAGCGCGCGAGCGACGATGACGTGCCGGTGGTCGTCATCCGTATCGACGACGCCCCTCTTGACGAGCACCTCTTCGCGCTGCTTCGCAGCGCTGACACGGTGAGCGCCGCCGACGCTCACAGCGAATTGCTGTTTCGGGCGCGAGTGCTGATTCGGCGGAGCCAGACCCGAAAAGAGATGGCGAGTCATGCCGACACTCTGCGTCAGCGCGCTCGCGCGGTCTCGTCGACAGTGCTGGCGTCCATCGACCCGGACGACATCGCGCACGCGCTCGTCACGGGACTGGGCGACGTTCTCGCGACGGACTACGCGATGGCCGTCACCTTCGATAATGGGCAGTTGCCGCGGGTGGCGGCATTCTGGCCGACGGTGGCGATCTCCCCCGACGTGGAGCTTGCCGACAGCCAACCGGTGCTTCGCGCCCTGGCAAATTCGCTCTGGGCAACCGCCTCGATGCTCATCACTGATCCGCAGGCGGAATGGGCTGGCTCTCCCGTGCGCACAATGCTCGCGCCCTGGGCATCGAAACTGGACGCCGCTACCGGAGTGCTCGTGCCCATCGGACAGGGAGAGTCGGCCACCGGGCTCGTCTGGATCGGCAGCCGCACACCCCGAACATGGTCGCCAAGTGAACTCGGGGCCCTACAGTCGATGGCCCTGAGCGCGGGTGCCAGCCTGTTGCAGAGCCACCTGGTCGTCACACTCCGTCACGCCTCCCGCTACTCCGCGCGAATGAACAAGACGCACCGCGACATCATCTCCACAATCAGCCACGAGTTGCGCACCCCGCTCACGTCCATCACCGGTTACCTCGAACTCATTCGCGACGACGCGAGCCTCCCCCCTGATATTGGCGGCATGGTCGCCATCGTAGAACGCAACGCCCACCTCCTCAGCGCCCTGGTCAACGAGGTCGTCGACGTCTCACGTGTCGGCACGGATGACACTCACGAAGCGACGCCCGTCGCACTCGGTCAGCTGCTGGTCGCTGTCGCCGCCGATCTTCGGGTCGCGATGGAAGACAGGAATCTGACCTGCACTGTCACGGCCGATGCGCACGCCATCGTTCTCGGCAACACCGATCGCCTCGAACAGGCGATCAGCAGTATCGTCCACAATGCCGTGAAGTTCTCACCGCTGGGCGGGAAGCTGACGCTTTCGGTCGAATCGGACGAGCACGGATGCCGCCTCACGGCCAGCGATGCAGGAATCGGCATCCCCGAGGAAGACCTTCCCCACATTTTCGACCGCTTCTTCCGCGCGTCGAACGCCACGGCATCCGCTATCGGCGGGATGGGGCTGGGTCTCTCGCTGGTCAAGCAGGTTGTCGCGGAACACCAGGGCACCATCGATGTGCGGTCCCGAGTCGGGCACGGAACGACGGTGGTTGTGCAGTTCGATTAG
- a CDS encoding MarR family winged helix-turn-helix transcriptional regulator: MALPDTNARFELTSTRDLALGLRDLVLNGLAFQQVRAAHLGLSPTDLTALEHVYLAGPLTPGDLATRLGLTSGSITPLVDRIQAGGYLLRDVNPDDRRSSLVKTTPAGESAMKQFFEEVDAVVRDALDEAPGIANTTMNDAFQKTAHALKAHTAK; encoded by the coding sequence ATGGCGTTACCGGACACCAACGCTCGATTCGAGCTCACGTCGACTCGCGACCTGGCTCTCGGGTTGCGGGACCTCGTTCTGAACGGATTGGCGTTCCAACAGGTCCGGGCGGCACACCTCGGCCTGAGTCCAACTGACCTCACAGCGCTTGAGCATGTCTATCTTGCTGGGCCGCTCACCCCGGGTGATCTGGCCACCAGGCTGGGCCTCACATCGGGTTCCATCACGCCTCTCGTCGACCGTATCCAGGCTGGTGGGTATCTCCTTCGGGACGTGAACCCCGATGACCGGCGGAGCTCGCTGGTAAAAACGACACCGGCGGGAGAGTCCGCGATGAAACAGTTCTTTGAGGAGGTTGACGCCGTAGTTCGCGACGCGCTGGATGAAGCACCGGGTATCGCAAATACGACGATGAACGACGCCTTTCAGAAGACCGCGCACGCGCTGAAGGCGCACACCGCAAAGTAG
- a CDS encoding amidase family protein has product MSQPSRPRFRKFVLLPGAMVAVAATSLGGLTVATAAPSDTTGLNFLAPFYIEADLTGDDAVDEVDIAKIMAALGSTSADPAWSGVSAADFDGNETITLTDVAQLSQRALYDDGPFSAVEASTIDAQKAMNAGVISAVSLTKMYLDRIAAYDDQGEKLNSIISVNERALEIAAQLDAERAAGGPRSMLHGIPVIAKDNYNTVDMPTTAGCTCLKNNQTDADSQMVEQMRADGAVILAKANLDEFAFNLSTDSSLGGPTMSPYVRNQNAGGSSGGTGASIAANLGIIGLGTDTGGSIRVPSSFNQLVGVRPTVGLASRDGIIPLALSQDTGGPMTRTVADAAIALDSVVGFDPEDAITAESTGNIPGTYTSSLDDSSLEGARIGYVPSIVGTNPAVLRLFNQAKADLEAQGATVVEMVIPNLSTVQNYSSGSTNEFKHDVNEYLAKFVTDPDVPYETLAEIIAANDYQYPSRTSTYNARERVTEEQYQAWITQHNAEIANGESILTGAMDSYNVSAMIYPTTTGQYNAGANNRLSPYGGMPAVTVPMGMSSTAIDGSTIDGAPSNIEFLGRSYAEPTLLGFAYDYEQATKHRTSPSLFPELVG; this is encoded by the coding sequence TTGAGTCAGCCATCACGGCCCCGATTCCGAAAATTCGTTCTGCTGCCGGGAGCGATGGTGGCTGTTGCGGCCACCAGCCTCGGTGGCCTCACCGTCGCGACAGCGGCACCGTCAGACACCACAGGACTGAACTTTCTCGCTCCCTTCTATATAGAGGCAGATCTCACCGGTGATGATGCCGTCGATGAGGTGGATATCGCAAAGATCATGGCCGCACTCGGCAGTACGAGCGCGGATCCAGCGTGGTCGGGTGTGAGCGCCGCCGACTTCGACGGCAACGAAACGATCACCCTCACCGACGTCGCCCAGCTGAGCCAGCGTGCCCTCTACGACGACGGTCCGTTCTCCGCGGTCGAGGCGAGCACGATCGACGCGCAGAAGGCGATGAACGCCGGTGTGATCAGCGCCGTCTCGCTGACAAAGATGTACCTCGACCGGATCGCAGCGTACGACGACCAGGGCGAGAAGCTCAACTCGATCATCTCGGTCAACGAGCGCGCGCTCGAGATTGCTGCCCAGCTGGATGCGGAGCGTGCCGCCGGCGGTCCGCGCAGCATGCTTCACGGCATCCCCGTGATCGCGAAAGACAACTACAACACTGTCGACATGCCGACGACGGCCGGGTGTACCTGCCTGAAGAACAACCAGACGGATGCCGACAGCCAGATGGTCGAGCAGATGCGCGCTGACGGGGCGGTCATTTTGGCGAAGGCCAACCTCGACGAGTTTGCGTTCAACCTCAGCACCGACAGCTCGCTCGGCGGACCGACCATGAGCCCGTACGTCCGCAACCAGAACGCGGGCGGATCCAGCGGAGGAACCGGCGCATCCATCGCCGCGAACCTCGGCATCATCGGACTCGGCACGGACACCGGCGGATCGATCCGGGTGCCGTCGTCGTTCAACCAGCTCGTTGGCGTACGGCCGACGGTTGGCCTCGCCAGCCGTGACGGGATCATCCCGCTCGCGCTGTCGCAGGACACCGGTGGCCCGATGACCCGCACGGTTGCCGACGCGGCGATCGCGCTCGACTCGGTTGTCGGGTTCGACCCGGAAGACGCCATCACCGCCGAGTCGACCGGCAATATCCCCGGCACGTACACCTCGAGCCTTGACGACTCGAGCCTCGAGGGCGCGCGGATCGGTTACGTTCCGTCGATTGTCGGCACGAACCCCGCTGTGCTTCGCCTGTTCAACCAGGCGAAGGCCGACCTCGAAGCGCAGGGCGCGACGGTCGTTGAGATGGTGATCCCCAACCTCTCGACCGTTCAGAACTACTCGAGCGGAAGCACCAACGAGTTCAAGCACGACGTCAACGAGTACCTCGCCAAGTTCGTCACCGACCCAGACGTACCGTACGAGACGCTCGCCGAGATCATCGCCGCGAACGACTACCAGTACCCCTCGCGCACCAGCACGTACAACGCTCGTGAGCGCGTGACGGAGGAGCAGTACCAGGCCTGGATCACGCAGCACAACGCTGAAATCGCCAATGGAGAGTCGATCCTCACCGGGGCAATGGACTCGTACAACGTGTCGGCGATGATCTACCCGACGACGACCGGCCAGTACAACGCCGGCGCCAACAACCGCCTCAGCCCGTACGGCGGCATGCCGGCGGTCACCGTTCCGATGGGCATGTCGTCGACCGCGATCGACGGAAGCACCATCGACGGAGCCCCATCGAACATCGAGTTCCTCGGCCGGTCTTACGCCGAGCCAACACTGCTCGGGTTCGCGTACGACTACGAGCAGGCCACGAAGCACCGCACCTCGCCGTCCCTCTTCCCGGAATTGGTGGGTTGA
- a CDS encoding cohesin domain-containing protein yields the protein MSSARSIRRRAPFAGTAFAAMVGGLVLAAPLSATAAPSVATFTVAVSDATVQVGETVDVTVSVTGAVDVYAYELALGFDPAVLEYVDGSAQTPVSGVGAATVEGSELQYVHTKLGTSPSATGDLTLATLSFEAIDAGEVTLALDAELVGADAVSLVVTDAASAVVEVLAPPAPAAPPSAAPAAPVTPGGPAGEDADPVSGPGRDILSGTGADLAAWPFVGAGAALLLGALLVFGVRRKRASQV from the coding sequence ATGTCATCAGCGCGGAGCATCCGTCGACGAGCACCATTCGCGGGTACGGCGTTCGCCGCGATGGTGGGCGGCCTGGTTCTGGCCGCGCCGCTGTCGGCGACGGCAGCTCCGAGCGTCGCGACCTTCACGGTTGCGGTGTCGGATGCCACGGTGCAGGTCGGCGAGACCGTCGACGTCACGGTGTCGGTCACGGGAGCGGTCGACGTGTACGCATATGAGCTCGCCCTGGGCTTCGACCCGGCGGTGCTCGAGTATGTCGACGGCAGTGCGCAGACCCCGGTGTCGGGAGTCGGGGCCGCGACCGTCGAGGGCAGCGAACTGCAATACGTGCACACCAAGCTCGGTACGTCACCGAGCGCGACCGGTGACCTGACGCTCGCGACCCTGTCGTTCGAGGCGATCGACGCGGGCGAGGTGACGCTCGCGCTCGACGCAGAACTGGTCGGGGCGGATGCCGTGTCGCTCGTCGTCACGGATGCCGCGTCGGCCGTGGTCGAGGTTCTGGCTCCGCCCGCGCCAGCGGCACCGCCGTCGGCTGCTCCGGCGGCTCCCGTAACGCCGGGCGGTCCCGCGGGGGAAGACGCCGACCCCGTTTCCGGACCGGGCCGAGACATCCTGTCGGGTACCGGCGCTGACCTCGCGGCGTGGCCGTTTGTCGGTGCGGGCGCTGCGCTCCTGCTCGGCGCGCTGCTCGTCTTCGGGGTGCGGCGGAAGCGGGCCAGCCAGGTCTGA